The Caenorhabditis elegans chromosome II genome has a segment encoding these proteins:
- the W09H1.1 gene encoding DSPc domain-containing protein (Confirmed by transcript evidence), which produces MKGSSKSATYQSPNAKPLTVRARAGSTPGLDSKQIHSLINKNNTFNRILCKNADTVADSPTPTPSLTASRSSSVISIASTVSTETVVSSGRLIKVAPAKQDTFSILSDECDVTETPRTPVSLSNVEIFDSDNDYPGTGLSPKSPPFSEGSEDVFERVKTAKVPTTPVKASVTNPFRSLYIDEVVWQIDDVVFASAIDAVNNNSLMCRLNIEFICEIADETADHVQEARRQNRGFECPCFCNRSSSHFRYYLSYSLPETEQRCMMLTEDTKLNDMFDGFLDLVQRARRAKRNVLVCSTRGRNRAPAFASAYLMSKEQIPRQAAVAKVRTAMGTMRPPVNISDFMQRKLMRYQQHLGIDLSNAYDPTHTLPLFHVKRSAWT; this is translated from the exons ATGAAAGGAAGCTCCAAGTCGGCCACATATCAATCTCCGAATGCGAAACC GTTGACTGTTCGTGCAAGAGCCGGAAGTACACCAGGGCTTGATAGTAAGCAGATTCATTCGCTGATTAACAAAAACAACACTTTCAATCGAATTCTATGCAAGAATGCGGATACTGTTG CAGACTCCCCGACACCAACTCCATCACTGACAGCATCCCGATCCTCGTCGGTCATCTCAATCGCATCGACAGTGTCAACGGAGACCGTCGTCAGTTCTGGAAGACTGATCAAAGTGGCACCCGCCAAG cAAGACACATTCTCGATTCTATCGGACGAATGTGATGTAACAGAGACCCCACGAACTCCGGTTTCTCTTTCAAATGTGGAGATTTTCGACTCTGACAATGACTATCCAGGCACTGGACTCTCTCCAAAATCCCCACCGTTCTCGGAAGGATCCGAAGATGTGTTCGAGAGAGTCAAGACGGCGAAGGTTCCAACGACACCTGTCAAAGCGTCGGTTACCAATCCATTCCGATCCCTTTACATTGATGAAGTAGTCTGGCAAATTGACGATGTTGTGTTCGCGTCAGCGATTGATGCAGTCAACAATAATTCCCTAATGTGCAGACTAAATATTGAGTTTATTTGTGAAATTGCTGATGAGACAGCGGATCACGTGCAGGAGGCTAG ACGCCAAAACCGTGGCTTCGAATGTCCATGCTTTTGCAACCGTTCGAGCAGTCACTTCCGCTACTACCTCTCATATAGCTTGCCGGAAACTGAGCAGAGATGCATGATG CTTACTGAAGACACAAAGTTGAATGATATGTTCGACGGATTTCTCGATTTGGTGCAACGTGCTCGTCGTGCAAAGCGAAATGTGCTAGTTTGCAGTACAAGGGGCAGAAATcg cgccCCAGCATTCGCCTCGGCATATCTCATGAGCAAGGAGCAGATTCCACGTCAGGCAGCTGTGGCAAAAGTTCGCACAGCTATGGGTACGATGCGACCACCGGTGAACATTTCGGACTTTATGCAAAGAAAATTGATgag ATATCAGCAACATCTGGGAATTGACCTCTCCAATGCGTATGACCCAACTCATACTCTTCCACTGTTCCATGTCAAAAGATCAGCATGGACTTAA
- the W09H1.1 gene encoding Tyrosine-protein phosphatase domain-containing protein (Confirmed by transcript evidence) produces MKGSSKSATYQSPNAKPLTVRARAGSTPGLDSKQIHSLINKNNTFNRILCKNADTVADSPTPTPSLTASRSSSVISIASTVSTETVVSSGRLIKVAPAKVRQSKSASRWPGFCHSVQDTFSILSDECDVTETPRTPVSLSNVEIFDSDNDYPGTGLSPKSPPFSEGSEDVFERVKTAKVPTTPVKASVTNPFRSLYIDEVVWQIDDVVFASAIDAVNNNSLMCRLNIEFICEIADETADHVQEARRQNRGFECPCFCNRSSSHFRYYLSYSLPETEQRCMMLTEDTKLNDMFDGFLDLVQRARRAKRNVLVCSTRGRNRAPAFASAYLMSKEQIPRQAAVAKVRTAMGTMRPPVNISDFMQRKLMRYQQHLGIDLSNAYDPTHTLPLFHVKRSAWT; encoded by the exons ATGAAAGGAAGCTCCAAGTCGGCCACATATCAATCTCCGAATGCGAAACC GTTGACTGTTCGTGCAAGAGCCGGAAGTACACCAGGGCTTGATAGTAAGCAGATTCATTCGCTGATTAACAAAAACAACACTTTCAATCGAATTCTATGCAAGAATGCGGATACTGTTG CAGACTCCCCGACACCAACTCCATCACTGACAGCATCCCGATCCTCGTCGGTCATCTCAATCGCATCGACAGTGTCAACGGAGACCGTCGTCAGTTCTGGAAGACTGATCAAAGTGGCACCCGCCAAGGTGCGCCAATCAAAGTCGGCCAGTCGTTGGCCGGGATTCTGCCATTCCGTT cAAGACACATTCTCGATTCTATCGGACGAATGTGATGTAACAGAGACCCCACGAACTCCGGTTTCTCTTTCAAATGTGGAGATTTTCGACTCTGACAATGACTATCCAGGCACTGGACTCTCTCCAAAATCCCCACCGTTCTCGGAAGGATCCGAAGATGTGTTCGAGAGAGTCAAGACGGCGAAGGTTCCAACGACACCTGTCAAAGCGTCGGTTACCAATCCATTCCGATCCCTTTACATTGATGAAGTAGTCTGGCAAATTGACGATGTTGTGTTCGCGTCAGCGATTGATGCAGTCAACAATAATTCCCTAATGTGCAGACTAAATATTGAGTTTATTTGTGAAATTGCTGATGAGACAGCGGATCACGTGCAGGAGGCTAG ACGCCAAAACCGTGGCTTCGAATGTCCATGCTTTTGCAACCGTTCGAGCAGTCACTTCCGCTACTACCTCTCATATAGCTTGCCGGAAACTGAGCAGAGATGCATGATG CTTACTGAAGACACAAAGTTGAATGATATGTTCGACGGATTTCTCGATTTGGTGCAACGTGCTCGTCGTGCAAAGCGAAATGTGCTAGTTTGCAGTACAAGGGGCAGAAATcg cgccCCAGCATTCGCCTCGGCATATCTCATGAGCAAGGAGCAGATTCCACGTCAGGCAGCTGTGGCAAAAGTTCGCACAGCTATGGGTACGATGCGACCACCGGTGAACATTTCGGACTTTATGCAAAGAAAATTGATgag ATATCAGCAACATCTGGGAATTGACCTCTCCAATGCGTATGACCCAACTCATACTCTTCCACTGTTCCATGTCAAAAGATCAGCATGGACTTAA
- the his-73 gene encoding Histone H2A/H2B/H3 domain-containing protein (Confirmed by transcript evidence) yields the protein MALQEAAEAYLVGLLEDTNLCAIHAKRVTIMPKDIQLARRIRGERA from the coding sequence ATGGCTCTTCAGGAGGCTGCCGAGGCTTACCTTGTCGGACTCCTCGAGGACACCAACTTGTGTGCCATCCACGCTAAGCGAGTCACCATCATGCCAAAGGATATCCAATTGGCCAGACGTATCCGAGGAGAGCGCGCTTAA
- the W09H1.3 gene encoding Transthyretin-like family protein (Confirmed by transcript evidence) — protein MTSPSASRELELKGRVREVLPSGELRLEHEPIMKIPFLPKRKNVDTGLLNLRLAGVELSQSGQQFLAKDLRHTNKPVTFTVIKNDCHRKISPLPVIDLLSARPPI, from the exons ATGACTTCTCCGTCTGCGTCACGAGAGCTGGAATTAAAGGGACGAGTACGAGAGGTGCTTCCCAGTGGTGAACTCCGCTTGGAACATGAGCCAATTATGAAGATTCCGTTCCTTCCAAAGCGAAAGAATGTCGATACGGGCCTTCTGAATCTGCGGCTGGCCGGTGTAGAGCTCTCTCAATCTGGACAGCAATTTTTGGCGAAGGATTTGAGGCACACCAATAAGCCCGTCACTTTTACCGTTATTAag aatgactgccatcgaaaaatttcaccaCTTCCGGTGATCGATCTGCTTTCCGCTCGCCCACCAATCTAG
- the W09H1.4 gene encoding DUF1902 domain-containing protein (Confirmed by transcript evidence) — MTWWIATGIPGWFKDEIMPRAMELAKVKSYTAHYDNHGVFLDTFSMTTDLIEDEKKIKDRIIDSIRAQVPSYMPMIKLVVSKASI; from the exons ATGACATGGTGGATTGCGACCGGGATCCCCGGATGGTTCAAGGAT gaGATCATGCCACGTGCGATGGAACTGGCAAAAGTCAAATCGTATACTGCTCACTACGATAATCACGGAGTCTTCCTCGATACCTTCTCGATGACAACAGATCTTATCGAGGACGAGAAAAAGATCAAGGATCGCATCATCGACTCTATCAGAGCTCAGGTGCCATCTTATATGCCT atgatcAAATTGGTGGTCAGCAAAGCGTCTATCTAA
- the W09H1.1 gene encoding Tyrosine-protein phosphatase domain-containing protein (Confirmed by transcript evidence): protein MKGSSKSATYQSPNAKPLTVRARAGSTPGLDSKQIHSLINKNNTFNRILCKNADTVDSPTPTPSLTASRSSSVISIASTVSTETVVSSGRLIKVAPAKVRQSKSASRWPGFCHSVQDTFSILSDECDVTETPRTPVSLSNVEIFDSDNDYPGTGLSPKSPPFSEGSEDVFERVKTAKVPTTPVKASVTNPFRSLYIDEVVWQIDDVVFASAIDAVNNNSLMCRLNIEFICEIADETADHVQEARRQNRGFECPCFCNRSSSHFRYYLSYSLPETEQRCMMLTEDTKLNDMFDGFLDLVQRARRAKRNVLVCSTRGRNRAPAFASAYLMSKEQIPRQAAVAKVRTAMGTMRPPVNISDFMQRKLMRYQQHLGIDLSNAYDPTHTLPLFHVKRSAWT, encoded by the exons ATGAAAGGAAGCTCCAAGTCGGCCACATATCAATCTCCGAATGCGAAACC GTTGACTGTTCGTGCAAGAGCCGGAAGTACACCAGGGCTTGATAGTAAGCAGATTCATTCGCTGATTAACAAAAACAACACTTTCAATCGAATTCTATGCAAGAATGCGGATACTGTTG ACTCCCCGACACCAACTCCATCACTGACAGCATCCCGATCCTCGTCGGTCATCTCAATCGCATCGACAGTGTCAACGGAGACCGTCGTCAGTTCTGGAAGACTGATCAAAGTGGCACCCGCCAAGGTGCGCCAATCAAAGTCGGCCAGTCGTTGGCCGGGATTCTGCCATTCCGTT cAAGACACATTCTCGATTCTATCGGACGAATGTGATGTAACAGAGACCCCACGAACTCCGGTTTCTCTTTCAAATGTGGAGATTTTCGACTCTGACAATGACTATCCAGGCACTGGACTCTCTCCAAAATCCCCACCGTTCTCGGAAGGATCCGAAGATGTGTTCGAGAGAGTCAAGACGGCGAAGGTTCCAACGACACCTGTCAAAGCGTCGGTTACCAATCCATTCCGATCCCTTTACATTGATGAAGTAGTCTGGCAAATTGACGATGTTGTGTTCGCGTCAGCGATTGATGCAGTCAACAATAATTCCCTAATGTGCAGACTAAATATTGAGTTTATTTGTGAAATTGCTGATGAGACAGCGGATCACGTGCAGGAGGCTAG ACGCCAAAACCGTGGCTTCGAATGTCCATGCTTTTGCAACCGTTCGAGCAGTCACTTCCGCTACTACCTCTCATATAGCTTGCCGGAAACTGAGCAGAGATGCATGATG CTTACTGAAGACACAAAGTTGAATGATATGTTCGACGGATTTCTCGATTTGGTGCAACGTGCTCGTCGTGCAAAGCGAAATGTGCTAGTTTGCAGTACAAGGGGCAGAAATcg cgccCCAGCATTCGCCTCGGCATATCTCATGAGCAAGGAGCAGATTCCACGTCAGGCAGCTGTGGCAAAAGTTCGCACAGCTATGGGTACGATGCGACCACCGGTGAACATTTCGGACTTTATGCAAAGAAAATTGATgag ATATCAGCAACATCTGGGAATTGACCTCTCCAATGCGTATGACCCAACTCATACTCTTCCACTGTTCCATGTCAAAAGATCAGCATGGACTTAA
- the W09H1.1 gene encoding DSPc domain-containing protein (Confirmed by transcript evidence), protein MKGSSKSATYQSPNAKPLTVRARAGSTPGLDSKQIHSLINKNNTFNRILCKNADTVDSPTPTPSLTASRSSSVISIASTVSTETVVSSGRLIKVAPAKQDTFSILSDECDVTETPRTPVSLSNVEIFDSDNDYPGTGLSPKSPPFSEGSEDVFERVKTAKVPTTPVKASVTNPFRSLYIDEVVWQIDDVVFASAIDAVNNNSLMCRLNIEFICEIADETADHVQEARRQNRGFECPCFCNRSSSHFRYYLSYSLPETEQRCMMLTEDTKLNDMFDGFLDLVQRARRAKRNVLVCSTRGRNRAPAFASAYLMSKEQIPRQAAVAKVRTAMGTMRPPVNISDFMQRKLMRYQQHLGIDLSNAYDPTHTLPLFHVKRSAWT, encoded by the exons ATGAAAGGAAGCTCCAAGTCGGCCACATATCAATCTCCGAATGCGAAACC GTTGACTGTTCGTGCAAGAGCCGGAAGTACACCAGGGCTTGATAGTAAGCAGATTCATTCGCTGATTAACAAAAACAACACTTTCAATCGAATTCTATGCAAGAATGCGGATACTGTTG ACTCCCCGACACCAACTCCATCACTGACAGCATCCCGATCCTCGTCGGTCATCTCAATCGCATCGACAGTGTCAACGGAGACCGTCGTCAGTTCTGGAAGACTGATCAAAGTGGCACCCGCCAAG cAAGACACATTCTCGATTCTATCGGACGAATGTGATGTAACAGAGACCCCACGAACTCCGGTTTCTCTTTCAAATGTGGAGATTTTCGACTCTGACAATGACTATCCAGGCACTGGACTCTCTCCAAAATCCCCACCGTTCTCGGAAGGATCCGAAGATGTGTTCGAGAGAGTCAAGACGGCGAAGGTTCCAACGACACCTGTCAAAGCGTCGGTTACCAATCCATTCCGATCCCTTTACATTGATGAAGTAGTCTGGCAAATTGACGATGTTGTGTTCGCGTCAGCGATTGATGCAGTCAACAATAATTCCCTAATGTGCAGACTAAATATTGAGTTTATTTGTGAAATTGCTGATGAGACAGCGGATCACGTGCAGGAGGCTAG ACGCCAAAACCGTGGCTTCGAATGTCCATGCTTTTGCAACCGTTCGAGCAGTCACTTCCGCTACTACCTCTCATATAGCTTGCCGGAAACTGAGCAGAGATGCATGATG CTTACTGAAGACACAAAGTTGAATGATATGTTCGACGGATTTCTCGATTTGGTGCAACGTGCTCGTCGTGCAAAGCGAAATGTGCTAGTTTGCAGTACAAGGGGCAGAAATcg cgccCCAGCATTCGCCTCGGCATATCTCATGAGCAAGGAGCAGATTCCACGTCAGGCAGCTGTGGCAAAAGTTCGCACAGCTATGGGTACGATGCGACCACCGGTGAACATTTCGGACTTTATGCAAAGAAAATTGATgag ATATCAGCAACATCTGGGAATTGACCTCTCCAATGCGTATGACCCAACTCATACTCTTCCACTGTTCCATGTCAAAAGATCAGCATGGACTTAA